The Echinicola rosea genome has a segment encoding these proteins:
- the gcvH gene encoding glycine cleavage system protein GcvH yields MDFPKDLKYTKDHEWVKIEGDIATIGITEFAQRELGDIVYVEVETVGETIETGEVFGTVEAVKTVSDLFMPINGEITEFNDELEGSPELVNDSPYEDGWMIKVKFEGALPDDLLSSEAYAELVGE; encoded by the coding sequence ATGGACTTCCCTAAAGACTTAAAGTACACAAAAGACCACGAGTGGGTAAAGATCGAAGGAGACATCGCAACAATCGGCATTACGGAATTTGCCCAAAGAGAATTGGGTGACATCGTTTATGTGGAAGTGGAAACCGTCGGTGAAACTATTGAGACCGGAGAAGTGTTTGGTACAGTAGAGGCCGTTAAAACCGTTTCTGATCTATTCATGCCAATAAACGGTGAAATCACCGAATTTAATGACGAACTGGAAGGATCTCCCGAGCTTGTCAATGATTCCCCTTACGAAGATGGCTGGATGATCAAAGTGAAATTTGAAGGGGCACTTCCTGACGATTTGCTTTCTTCCGAAGCCTACGCCGAACTGGTTGGTGAATAA
- a CDS encoding VanZ family protein: MNKKKYFSERLLPAIMWSLILAWLILSPGNKLPDVSKVPGLDKIGHFGLFAGVLFFWNRVWNHFQKPFSKSKFITNHLVLGIIFAILVEWLQQLAPYRAFDLFDIAANLLGSAVGTICFYILYKKKSKLV, from the coding sequence GTGAATAAGAAAAAGTATTTTAGCGAGCGACTATTGCCTGCTATCATGTGGTCTCTCATCTTGGCATGGTTGATCCTTTCGCCCGGCAACAAACTCCCGGATGTCTCGAAAGTACCCGGCTTGGACAAGATTGGCCATTTTGGTCTATTTGCAGGGGTGCTCTTCTTTTGGAACAGAGTTTGGAACCATTTCCAAAAGCCTTTTAGCAAAAGTAAATTTATTACTAATCATTTAGTTTTAGGAATTATTTTTGCTATATTGGTAGAGTGGTTGCAGCAATTGGCACCATACAGGGCATTTGACCTGTTTGATATTGCTGCAAACTTGCTAGGAAGTGCAGTCGGCACCATTTGTTTTTATATTTTGTACAAGAAGAAAAGTAAGCTTGTATAA